The sequence CTGCCAAAGTTTCGTTCTAGGTTGGCAGTTCGAGCGTTAGTTGACCCATTGAACTGATTGCGGGTCGCGCTTCGATAGCCAGAAAGCTGTCGGCGACGGCACGACCAGCGCGTCCCGGCGTGGCGGCAAAGTTCGCAATCGCCGCGGCCCGGCCGTTGGTTTCGCGCAGAGCGATGCGCGCGTGCTCTTCGCTTAGGCCATAGGTTTCGAACAGGCGCGCGGCCTCTTCCAAATTAAAAGCCAACTCGGTCTCTTCAATCACCCGTAGCATTTGCTTGGAACGCAGACGCCATAGCGGTGCGGGCGGCAGGCTGCGGCACGTAATGATCAAGTGGATCTCTGCCGGCAGAAGCGGCAACAGGCGATGAAAGAACGGCACGACCCAGTCGGCGTCGTAAATCAGGTGCAGGTCTTCGATGATAACCAGCAAAGGCTCTTCCCCGACTGGTCGGGGTTCAGCTAACTGGAAAACGAATGCTTCCGCCAACACCTCGGCGCGGTCGCTCTCGACTGATTCAGTGATTTCCATCAGCCGCGCGGCATCCATTGCCGGTCGCTGTAAACGAAGCGTGGAAATCAGATACTGGCAGAAGACACCAAGTTCAGCGTCAGCCGCATCGACCTTGTACCAGCAGACGGGTCGAGTTGCGCGCCGGGCAAACTCGGCAGACAGAGTCGTTTTTCCCGTCCCCGCGCGGCCATTCACGATGGTGGCGGTGTAATTCGACAGGTTGTCAGTCAAAAGGTTGAGCAGGCGCGGCCGCGAAGTGCGCGGTCTCTGCGTCGGAACCGTGATTTTGTCGTGTATCAGGTGGTTGTCGTCTCTGGGCATCTTTGAATCCTTGCTAACGAGGGAATTCCCGCCGCGGACCCGTTCGGGTCAGGGTGATCGCATTATCCGAAGGTGGCTTGAGGAATTCTTGAGTTCTGATTGCAATCGGCGAATTCGGGCGGAATTGGGAAGAAATTGCACATTGCGCGTCGGCGTCGAGTGCGCTATTTACCACCGGCGTCCTTAGCTTACGTCGGGTCATGCTCACTGACGGTTCCGGTCGCAAAAGCGGCCATCCGAAGGTAGCCAGACGTGAAACGTCTGGGAACGGAGTGTGACGTGAACCGCGCTTCGAAGATGCGCAAAGAAGATGCCTTGCACTCACATTAGCCTTCACATCCATTTGGTTTTCTCAACCAAAGTTCAGAATGGATTCACCGCGAGATCGGCCGCCGATTGTTTGCCTGGCAAAAGGATACGGAGCATTCGCGGTGAGTCCCTCAAACCTTGAGCGAGTAAGGATATATGTCATCAACCAGGAGCAACATCACAGTCGTCTTACGTTTCAGGAGGAATATGTGGGTCTGCTGCGCGCGAGCGGCGTCGCATACGATGGCGATATCTGTGGTGAGAGCTGTGCGCATCTCTGATGCGCGCCCTCGTTTATGCCATCTTTCCAGACGTTTCACGTCTGGCTACCCTGGGGTAGCCGCTTCGCGGCCCAGAGGTTCGGCTCCCGGAATCTCGTTGTTACAAACTCGCTCGCGATGTAAACTCACGCCGCTTCCGAGACCGGTTTTTGCAAAAGGAGTACCGAATCATGATCAAGCGTGCGTTGAGTTTCTTTTTCATACTCGTCACCGCATCCCTGGCCGCCGGGCAAACAACGCCGGCCCCGTCGCCGACAGCGACACCGACTCCGGCCCGACCGGCGGCACCAAAGACTCATCTGAAAGTAGGCGATGCGGCGCCCGACTTTAACTTGCCCAGCACCATCATCGGCGCGGACAACCGTTCTGTGCGCTACAAACTGAGTGACCTTAAAGGCAAGAAAAACGTCGTGCTCGCGTTTTATGTGCTGGCGTTCACCGGTGGTTGAACGAAAGAAATGAAGGCGTATCAGGCTGATATCGCCAAATTCGAAGCGACCGACACACAGGTTTTTGGCGTTAGCGTTGACAGCGTTCCCGCTAATCGCGAATTCGCCAGGAAAGAAGGCATCACGTTTCCGTTGCTCAGCGACTTCGCCAAGCGCTCCGTTGTGAAGGACTACGGCATTTTCAGTGAAGAAGGCGGCTATGGAAATCGCGCGACCTTTGTGATCGACAAGAACGGAATTATTCAACACATCAAGGAAGGCAACGAGGCGATTGACCCAACCAGTGCCATGGACACCTGCAACATCCTGACGCACAAGAAAGCCACGCAATAGCGGCGAGGGAATTCATCATGCAAAGCTATCTCAATAAGACTTTCGTCATAGGCGATCCGCAGGCAAGACTCCGCGAGGGAGAGGACCTGTTGGCGTTCGTGATGGAAAACAACCAGCCGAAGCTAATACCGAACGGTACTGAGGTTCGCATCATTGATGCGCGTGTCCTGCGCGACCTGGTTTTCGTGAACGTCGAGAATTTTGGCTGGACGGCAGCCACCAACCTCAAGAACAAGTTCCTCAATGAGACGGTAGGCGTGTTCCCGCCGCAAGACGACAATCAGAAGGGCGCAAACGCAGCTTGGGATGCGGGCAGGTTCCTGAAACAAATCACGCTCATCCAGATCGTCGGCGCCGACAACCAGTTGAAGTTCATCTCGGAAGACATTGCGGACGAGTATCTCGCTCTGGTAAACGCCGCGGCGGCGGACGGAGTGCTGATGCCGCTGAAAAGCGGCTTTCGAACCTATCCGAAACAGGCGTTTCTTCGTGACGGTTGGGAGCGGCGCCGGCCGGGATTTAACCTGGCCGCGAAGCCTGGCTTTTCAAACCATCAGGATGGATTTGCATATGACTTTGCGATTAGCGGTTATGAAGGAAATCCGCTTTACGACTGGATGAAGCGGAACGGCCCACGTCACGGATTTGTCCGGACGGTGAATAATGAACCGTGGCATTGGGAGTATCGCCCGGCAATCGCCCAGACCGGAGCGTTCAAAGCGCCGGGAGTCACCAGGTAGGCGACGCGATAGAGCTCGAAAGCGAATGCGGCGGCGTTGGTAATTTGCCATCGCCGCCACATTCTTTTCTGCACTGTGGCACAGACTTCAGTCTGTGATATTTCTTGCGCGGGTTAACTGTGTCAGTACCCGGAGCGAACCGGGGTCCCCATGCGGGCAGCCCGCATGGGGTGGTGGATGCGACGGGATCCGCCCGAGTCTCCAGTGGCTCTAGATCCGGTCGCTACCGCTCCCGGTACTGACACCGTGCCCTCTTGCCCCGCGCCTTACCTGAACAACGTCGCGCAGGGCCGGCGCTTCAGCACGTGCGTCTGTCCGTCAGGGTCTTTGACCCGAAATCCAGCGATGCTGACGGTGCCGGTATATTTTTGATCGCCGACAGTGAACTCAACCGCATTCCCCCTGACGGTGGCATCCACAAACTCGGGTTTCGGATCTTCCGCGCCGCCCTGAGCGATCTGCACCATCGCATAGAAGCGGTTGTGCGCGGGAATAATCACGATGCGCATTCCGACCAAATCGCCCGACTCTTTGCCAACCGTGAAGTTTTCATAAACACCCGCAACCGGCCCAGTCTGCGCCGATATATTCGCGGCGAAGAAAACTGAGAAGACCATCACACCTAAAATTGCGACAACTTGCGATTTTCGTTTCATCTGAATCTCCCTTAATTTGAAAATGTAATTTAGAAGAGCTGTTATTGCGTCTTGCCCGCGCGGGCCAGACCTTTATCAATCGCT is a genomic window of Pyrinomonadaceae bacterium containing:
- a CDS encoding M15 family metallopeptidase; the encoded protein is MQSYLNKTFVIGDPQARLREGEDLLAFVMENNQPKLIPNGTEVRIIDARVLRDLVFVNVENFGWTAATNLKNKFLNETVGVFPPQDDNQKGANAAWDAGRFLKQITLIQIVGADNQLKFISEDIADEYLALVNAAAADGVLMPLKSGFRTYPKQAFLRDGWERRRPGFNLAAKPGFSNHQDGFAYDFAISGYEGNPLYDWMKRNGPRHGFVRTVNNEPWHWEYRPAIAQTGAFKAPGVTR
- a CDS encoding redoxin domain-containing protein codes for the protein MKAYQADIAKFEATDTQVFGVSVDSVPANREFARKEGITFPLLSDFAKRSVVKDYGIFSEEGGYGNRATFVIDKNGIIQHIKEGNEAIDPTSAMDTCNILTHKKATQ